A window of Mus pahari chromosome 7, PAHARI_EIJ_v1.1, whole genome shotgun sequence contains these coding sequences:
- the Znf839 gene encoding zinc finger protein 839 isoform X1 — protein MAGAEPEPGNVGGSGSTLPGRSHGAVRLAPLDPEQLRRVLEQVTRAQPPPSALPAAARRLRHGAQQASRQREPGAEAPRLLTPQELEAICVKVSGDTKIKERTMHPLATIQPKTVGQSHLLGRSPSKGVCVSSPQLLRVQALGRTESQLHFLRRSPQPPAPRVFVQKMLPHLHPVPLKRAKAHETANGCGIALSPVAASGPRAVAAVPSGLLISSLHTAHAEKSKKSLRVRTRSGRVSRPPRYKARDYKFIKTEDLAEGRLSDSDDYSELSVEEEEEPREKPASFDVEVCALRPKAFKCQTCGKSYIGKGGLSRHCKLNPGHGWLQPGVLLSEKDDGGPTLGCTDSKTRGPASLQPSTPATLCVEEAESAWHTLQNGQPVEVEETLVPEPQNRSPSALLRPEKYLEPKNGNWESQAEVSRASLQESRAVQPASDSAVPSGLSVAGGAQLREALKQCGREELVELVLPQLAQVVTLYELLLVKAEKSPRAKPFFPAVYKEFEELHDLMKRMCQDYLSSAGAYPQEPLEISNHEVARSLGITEVLRRKETPTCSSQETKGRLEEGCARKRARELGELATVKKPRTVALPTDVPKYPPFANGCQQKPGPSPALATSKGSDPAAGENSLYSEGSCREMVPASDRNAPPAGSWLTVMASDDFEVRSGSADPTLLFQDVSGSALYFQVAEPRRMPPAQESVFSEENIPEYTIDQDSGAIRKSNNACVMPLSGRRIESLLLRESENAEAGALRETNQPLLGGQQSSPSHVLLAEAASFPLHNTLPVNILPVACVSKIMPEPVLHPGPGGSLSTNGGPSVGSEAGDISQLLSRMETHDQREPEIVAAVGEAMAFDISNVCQEVLSQGHEQVFIRTSNGFILSYPSTIVSQEEDNVIMTNARGSILRFGPPEGVALEAMEAFLTVEAESSQ, from the exons ATGGCGGGCGCGGAACCGGAGCCCGGGAATGTCGGCGGCAGTGGCTCGACTCTTCCCGGCCGGAGCCACGGCGCCGTGCGCTTGGCTCCGCTGGACCCCGAGCAGCTGCGGCGGGTTCTGGAGCAGGTGACTCGGGCGCAGCCACCGCCCAGCGCGCTGCCGGCTGCGGCGCGTCGGCTCCGGCACGGGGCCCAGCAGGCCTCCCGGCAGCGAGAGCCGGGCGCCGAGGCCCCTCGCCTGCTGACACCCCAG GAACTTGAAGCTATTTGTGTCAAGGTATCTGGTGACACCAAAATTAAGGAAAGAACAATGCACCCCCTGGCCACCATCCAACCCAAAACAGTAGGACAAAGTCATCTACTTGGGAGAAGCCCcagcaagggtgtgtgtgtctccagCCCTCAGCTGCTCAGGGTACAGGCTCTGGGGAGGACAGAGTCACAGCTGCACTTCCTTAGAAGGTCCCCTCAGCCTCCTGCCCCGCGGGTGTTTGTACAGAAGATGCTGCCACACCTCCATCCAGTCCCTTTGAAGAGAGCCAAGGCCCACGAGACTGCAAACGGCTGTGGTATCGCTCTGAGCCCGGTGGCAGCCTCGGGTCCACGCGCAGTTGCAGCTGTGCCATCTGGCCTGTTGATTTCCAGCTTGCACACAGCACATGCTGAGAAGTCGAAGAAATCTTTAAGGGTAAGAACTCGATCTGGACGGGTATCCCGGCCTCCCAGGTATAAAGCCAGAGACTACAAGTTCATCAAAACGGAGGACTTAGCAGAAGGGCGTCTGTCGGACTCGGATGACTACTCAGAGCtgagtgtggaggaggaggaagagcctcGGGAGAAGCCTGCTTCCTTCGACGTCGAGGTCTGTGCCCTGAGACCCAAGGCCTTTAAGTGTCAGACGTGTGGAAAGTCATACATAGGGAAAGGGGGGCTGTCGAGGCACTGTAAGCTCAACCCAGGCCATGGCTGGCTGCAGCCTGGGGTGCTGCTCTCAGAGAAAGATGATGGGGGTCCGACCCTGGGCTGCACAGACTCAAAGACCAGAGGCCCGGCTAGCCTGCAACCGTCCACACCAGCTACTCTCTGTGTGGAAGAGGCAGAGTCAGCCTGGCATACCCTACAG AACGGTCAGCCTGTCGAAGTTGAAGAAACACTGGTACCTGAACCACAAAATAGAAGTccctcagctcttctgagaccAGAGAAATACCTagaacctaaaaatggaaattgggAAAGCCAGGCAGAAGTCAGCAGAGCCAGCCTCCAGGAGAGCAGAGCAGTCCAGCCAGCCAGTGACTCCGCTGTGCCTTCAGGGCTGAGTGTGGCCGGGGGAGCCCAGCTCCGGGAG GCGCTCAAGCAGTGTGGCCGGGAGGAGCTGGTGGAATTGGTGCTACCTCAGCTGGCTCAGGTGGTGACCCTATATGAACTACTTCTGGTGAAG GCTGAGAAAAGCCCCAGGGCGAAGCCTTTCTTTCCTGCTGTGTACAAGGAGTTTGAAGAGTTACATGACTTGATGAAGAGAATGTGTCAGGATTACCTCAGCAGTGCTGGCGCATACCCTCAGGAGCCCCTGGAGATAAGCAACCATGAG GTTGCCAGGTCATTAGGGATCACAGAGGTCCTGAGGAGGAAAGAGACACCTACGTGCTCTAGCCAGGAGACAAaggggaggctggaggagggCTGTGCACGGAAGAGGGCAAGGGAGCTGGGGGAGCTG GCCACAGTGAAAAAGCCCCGAACAGTGGCTTTGCCCACAGATGTCCCTAAGTATCCTCCCTTTGCCAATGGATGCCAGCAGAAGCCTGGGCCCTCACCTGCTCTAGCTACTAGCAAGG GTTCTGACCCTGCAGCTGGTGAGAATTCTCTCTACTCTGAAGGAAGCTGTCGGGAGATGGTTCCTGCTAGTGACAGGAATGCACCACCTGCAGGCTCGTGGCTTACAGTGATGGCATCTGATGACTTTGAAGTCAGGAGTGGCTCTGCAGACCCTACTCTTCTGTTTCAGGATGTCAGTGGGTCAGCTCTTTATTTCCAAGTAGCAGAGCCCAGAAGGATGCCTCCAGCCCAGgagtctgtgttttctgaagagAATATTCCAGAATATACTATAGATCAGGATTCTGGGGCCATCAGGAAGAGCAACAATGCCTGTGTTATGCCATTATCAGGTAGAAGAATTGAATCTCTGTTGCTTAGAGAGTCTgaaaatgcagaggcaggagcccTCAGGGAGACAAATCAACCCCTCCTTGGTGGCCAGCAGTCCAGTCCCAGCCATGTCCTTCTGGCAGAGGCTGCATCCTTTCCACTCCATAACACTTTGCCTGTGAATATCTTGCCAGTTGCCTGTGTTTCCAAGATTATGCCAGAACCAGTACTTCATCCTGGACCAGGTGGATCACTGTCTACTAATGGGGGTCCCAGTGTTGGAAGTGAAGCTGGAGACATAAGCCAACTCCTCTCTAGGATGGAAACACATgaccagagagagccagagattGTGGCTGCGGTGGGAGAAGCTATGGCTTTTGATATTTCCAATGTGTGCCAGGAAGTATTGTCTCAGGGACATGAGCAGGTTTTTATTCGGACTTCCAATGGGTTTATTTTGTCCTACCCAAGTACCATAGTATCTCAGGAAGAAGACAATGTCATCATGACTAATGCAAGGGGTTCTATCCTGAGGTTTGGCCCGCCAGAAGGTGTTGCTCTTGAAGCTATGGAAGCCTTcctcactgtggaggcagagagctCTCAGTGA
- the Znf839 gene encoding zinc finger protein 839 isoform X3 encodes MHPLATIQPKTVGQSHLLGRSPSKGVCVSSPQLLRVQALGRTESQLHFLRRSPQPPAPRVFVQKMLPHLHPVPLKRAKAHETANGCGIALSPVAASGPRAVAAVPSGLLISSLHTAHAEKSKKSLRVRTRSGRVSRPPRYKARDYKFIKTEDLAEGRLSDSDDYSELSVEEEEEPREKPASFDVEVCALRPKAFKCQTCGKSYIGKGGLSRHCKLNPGHGWLQPGVLLSEKDDGGPTLGCTDSKTRGPASLQPSTPATLCVEEAESAWHTLQNGQPVEVEETLVPEPQNRSPSALLRPEKYLEPKNGNWESQAEVSRASLQESRAVQPASDSAVPSGLSVAGGAQLREALKQCGREELVELVLPQLAQVVTLYELLLVKAEKSPRAKPFFPAVYKEFEELHDLMKRMCQDYLSSAGAYPQEPLEISNHEATVKKPRTVALPTDVPKYPPFANGCQQKPGPSPALATSKGSDPAAGENSLYSEGSCREMVPASDRNAPPAGSWLTVMASDDFEVRSGSADPTLLFQDVSGSALYFQVAEPRRMPPAQESVFSEENIPEYTIDQDSGAIRKSNNACVMPLSGRRIESLLLRESENAEAGALRETNQPLLGGQQSSPSHVLLAEAASFPLHNTLPVNILPVACVSKIMPEPVLHPGPGGSLSTNGGPSVGSEAGDISQLLSRMETHDQREPEIVAAVGEAMAFDISNVCQEVLSQGHEQVFIRTSNGFILSYPSTIVSQEEDNVIMTNARGSILRFGPPEGVALEAMEAFLTVEAESSQ; translated from the exons ATGCACCCCCTGGCCACCATCCAACCCAAAACAGTAGGACAAAGTCATCTACTTGGGAGAAGCCCcagcaagggtgtgtgtgtctccagCCCTCAGCTGCTCAGGGTACAGGCTCTGGGGAGGACAGAGTCACAGCTGCACTTCCTTAGAAGGTCCCCTCAGCCTCCTGCCCCGCGGGTGTTTGTACAGAAGATGCTGCCACACCTCCATCCAGTCCCTTTGAAGAGAGCCAAGGCCCACGAGACTGCAAACGGCTGTGGTATCGCTCTGAGCCCGGTGGCAGCCTCGGGTCCACGCGCAGTTGCAGCTGTGCCATCTGGCCTGTTGATTTCCAGCTTGCACACAGCACATGCTGAGAAGTCGAAGAAATCTTTAAGGGTAAGAACTCGATCTGGACGGGTATCCCGGCCTCCCAGGTATAAAGCCAGAGACTACAAGTTCATCAAAACGGAGGACTTAGCAGAAGGGCGTCTGTCGGACTCGGATGACTACTCAGAGCtgagtgtggaggaggaggaagagcctcGGGAGAAGCCTGCTTCCTTCGACGTCGAGGTCTGTGCCCTGAGACCCAAGGCCTTTAAGTGTCAGACGTGTGGAAAGTCATACATAGGGAAAGGGGGGCTGTCGAGGCACTGTAAGCTCAACCCAGGCCATGGCTGGCTGCAGCCTGGGGTGCTGCTCTCAGAGAAAGATGATGGGGGTCCGACCCTGGGCTGCACAGACTCAAAGACCAGAGGCCCGGCTAGCCTGCAACCGTCCACACCAGCTACTCTCTGTGTGGAAGAGGCAGAGTCAGCCTGGCATACCCTACAG AACGGTCAGCCTGTCGAAGTTGAAGAAACACTGGTACCTGAACCACAAAATAGAAGTccctcagctcttctgagaccAGAGAAATACCTagaacctaaaaatggaaattgggAAAGCCAGGCAGAAGTCAGCAGAGCCAGCCTCCAGGAGAGCAGAGCAGTCCAGCCAGCCAGTGACTCCGCTGTGCCTTCAGGGCTGAGTGTGGCCGGGGGAGCCCAGCTCCGGGAG GCGCTCAAGCAGTGTGGCCGGGAGGAGCTGGTGGAATTGGTGCTACCTCAGCTGGCTCAGGTGGTGACCCTATATGAACTACTTCTGGTGAAG GCTGAGAAAAGCCCCAGGGCGAAGCCTTTCTTTCCTGCTGTGTACAAGGAGTTTGAAGAGTTACATGACTTGATGAAGAGAATGTGTCAGGATTACCTCAGCAGTGCTGGCGCATACCCTCAGGAGCCCCTGGAGATAAGCAACCATGAG GCCACAGTGAAAAAGCCCCGAACAGTGGCTTTGCCCACAGATGTCCCTAAGTATCCTCCCTTTGCCAATGGATGCCAGCAGAAGCCTGGGCCCTCACCTGCTCTAGCTACTAGCAAGG GTTCTGACCCTGCAGCTGGTGAGAATTCTCTCTACTCTGAAGGAAGCTGTCGGGAGATGGTTCCTGCTAGTGACAGGAATGCACCACCTGCAGGCTCGTGGCTTACAGTGATGGCATCTGATGACTTTGAAGTCAGGAGTGGCTCTGCAGACCCTACTCTTCTGTTTCAGGATGTCAGTGGGTCAGCTCTTTATTTCCAAGTAGCAGAGCCCAGAAGGATGCCTCCAGCCCAGgagtctgtgttttctgaagagAATATTCCAGAATATACTATAGATCAGGATTCTGGGGCCATCAGGAAGAGCAACAATGCCTGTGTTATGCCATTATCAGGTAGAAGAATTGAATCTCTGTTGCTTAGAGAGTCTgaaaatgcagaggcaggagcccTCAGGGAGACAAATCAACCCCTCCTTGGTGGCCAGCAGTCCAGTCCCAGCCATGTCCTTCTGGCAGAGGCTGCATCCTTTCCACTCCATAACACTTTGCCTGTGAATATCTTGCCAGTTGCCTGTGTTTCCAAGATTATGCCAGAACCAGTACTTCATCCTGGACCAGGTGGATCACTGTCTACTAATGGGGGTCCCAGTGTTGGAAGTGAAGCTGGAGACATAAGCCAACTCCTCTCTAGGATGGAAACACATgaccagagagagccagagattGTGGCTGCGGTGGGAGAAGCTATGGCTTTTGATATTTCCAATGTGTGCCAGGAAGTATTGTCTCAGGGACATGAGCAGGTTTTTATTCGGACTTCCAATGGGTTTATTTTGTCCTACCCAAGTACCATAGTATCTCAGGAAGAAGACAATGTCATCATGACTAATGCAAGGGGTTCTATCCTGAGGTTTGGCCCGCCAGAAGGTGTTGCTCTTGAAGCTATGGAAGCCTTcctcactgtggaggcagagagctCTCAGTGA
- the Cinp gene encoding cyclin-dependent kinase 2-interacting protein, whose translation MEAKTLGISTPRKPVLSVSARKLKDNAADWHNLILKWDSLSDKGFTTASSIANLKVSLLSKEKVGLESSSPTSTEEEEKTNLDYDKGLEALCEELQAILDGLTKIQMKMEKLSSTTKGICELENYHYREESSRPPLFHTWPTAFFYEVSHRLSEAYKKELLLKHTIGAELAHTADRNLSLTYLSMWLHQPYIESDSKLQLESMLLETGHRAL comes from the exons ATGGAAG CAAAGACTCTTGGGATCTCAACACCAAGAAAACCTGTCTTATCAGTCAGTGCGAGAAAACTTAAGGACAATGCTGCTGACTGGCATAACTTAATCCTGAAATGGGACAGCCTCAGTGACAAGGGTTTCACCACAGCGAGCAGCATTGCCAACCTGAAAGTCAGCTTGTT GAGTAAAGAGAAGGTTGGATTAGAGAGCAGCAGCCCAACCTccactgaagaagaagaaaagacaaacctGGACTACGATAAGGGACTCGAAGCACTGTGTGAGGAGCTGCAGGCCATCTTGGACGGCTTG actaaaatacaaatgaaaatggaaaagctGTCTTCAACCACCAAGGGAATTTGTGAACTAGAAAATTACCACTACAGGGAAGAAAGCAGCCGGCCCCCTCTGTTTCACACGTGGCCCACAGCCTTCTTTT ATGAGGTCTCCCACCGGCTTTCCGAAGCATACAAGAAGGAGCTCCTTTTGAAGCATACCATTGGTGCAGAGCTAGCCCATACTGCAGACCGCAACCTCAGCCTGACCTACCTGTCCATGTGGCTGCACCAGCCCTACATAGAGAGCGACAGCAAGCTGCAGCTGGAGAGCATGCTGCTCGAAACAGGTCACCGGGCCCTGTGA
- the Znf839 gene encoding zinc finger protein 839 isoform X2, with amino-acid sequence MAGAEPEPGNVGGSGSTLPGRSHGAVRLAPLDPEQLRRVLEQVTRAQPPPSALPAAARRLRHGAQQASRQREPGAEAPRLLTPQELEAICVKVSGDTKIKERTMHPLATIQPKTVGQSHLLGRSPSKGVCVSSPQLLRVQALGRTESQLHFLRRSPQPPAPRVFVQKMLPHLHPVPLKRAKAHETANGCGIALSPVAASGPRAVAAVPSGLLISSLHTAHAEKSKKSLRVRTRSGRVSRPPRYKARDYKFIKTEDLAEGRLSDSDDYSELSVEEEEEPREKPASFDVEVCALRPKAFKCQTCGKSYIGKGGLSRHCKLNPGHGWLQPGVLLSEKDDGGPTLGCTDSKTRGPASLQPSTPATLCVEEAESAWHTLQALKQCGREELVELVLPQLAQVVTLYELLLVKAEKSPRAKPFFPAVYKEFEELHDLMKRMCQDYLSSAGAYPQEPLEISNHEVARSLGITEVLRRKETPTCSSQETKGRLEEGCARKRARELGELATVKKPRTVALPTDVPKYPPFANGCQQKPGPSPALATSKGSDPAAGENSLYSEGSCREMVPASDRNAPPAGSWLTVMASDDFEVRSGSADPTLLFQDVSGSALYFQVAEPRRMPPAQESVFSEENIPEYTIDQDSGAIRKSNNACVMPLSGRRIESLLLRESENAEAGALRETNQPLLGGQQSSPSHVLLAEAASFPLHNTLPVNILPVACVSKIMPEPVLHPGPGGSLSTNGGPSVGSEAGDISQLLSRMETHDQREPEIVAAVGEAMAFDISNVCQEVLSQGHEQVFIRTSNGFILSYPSTIVSQEEDNVIMTNARGSILRFGPPEGVALEAMEAFLTVEAESSQ; translated from the exons ATGGCGGGCGCGGAACCGGAGCCCGGGAATGTCGGCGGCAGTGGCTCGACTCTTCCCGGCCGGAGCCACGGCGCCGTGCGCTTGGCTCCGCTGGACCCCGAGCAGCTGCGGCGGGTTCTGGAGCAGGTGACTCGGGCGCAGCCACCGCCCAGCGCGCTGCCGGCTGCGGCGCGTCGGCTCCGGCACGGGGCCCAGCAGGCCTCCCGGCAGCGAGAGCCGGGCGCCGAGGCCCCTCGCCTGCTGACACCCCAG GAACTTGAAGCTATTTGTGTCAAGGTATCTGGTGACACCAAAATTAAGGAAAGAACAATGCACCCCCTGGCCACCATCCAACCCAAAACAGTAGGACAAAGTCATCTACTTGGGAGAAGCCCcagcaagggtgtgtgtgtctccagCCCTCAGCTGCTCAGGGTACAGGCTCTGGGGAGGACAGAGTCACAGCTGCACTTCCTTAGAAGGTCCCCTCAGCCTCCTGCCCCGCGGGTGTTTGTACAGAAGATGCTGCCACACCTCCATCCAGTCCCTTTGAAGAGAGCCAAGGCCCACGAGACTGCAAACGGCTGTGGTATCGCTCTGAGCCCGGTGGCAGCCTCGGGTCCACGCGCAGTTGCAGCTGTGCCATCTGGCCTGTTGATTTCCAGCTTGCACACAGCACATGCTGAGAAGTCGAAGAAATCTTTAAGGGTAAGAACTCGATCTGGACGGGTATCCCGGCCTCCCAGGTATAAAGCCAGAGACTACAAGTTCATCAAAACGGAGGACTTAGCAGAAGGGCGTCTGTCGGACTCGGATGACTACTCAGAGCtgagtgtggaggaggaggaagagcctcGGGAGAAGCCTGCTTCCTTCGACGTCGAGGTCTGTGCCCTGAGACCCAAGGCCTTTAAGTGTCAGACGTGTGGAAAGTCATACATAGGGAAAGGGGGGCTGTCGAGGCACTGTAAGCTCAACCCAGGCCATGGCTGGCTGCAGCCTGGGGTGCTGCTCTCAGAGAAAGATGATGGGGGTCCGACCCTGGGCTGCACAGACTCAAAGACCAGAGGCCCGGCTAGCCTGCAACCGTCCACACCAGCTACTCTCTGTGTGGAAGAGGCAGAGTCAGCCTGGCATACCCTACAG GCGCTCAAGCAGTGTGGCCGGGAGGAGCTGGTGGAATTGGTGCTACCTCAGCTGGCTCAGGTGGTGACCCTATATGAACTACTTCTGGTGAAG GCTGAGAAAAGCCCCAGGGCGAAGCCTTTCTTTCCTGCTGTGTACAAGGAGTTTGAAGAGTTACATGACTTGATGAAGAGAATGTGTCAGGATTACCTCAGCAGTGCTGGCGCATACCCTCAGGAGCCCCTGGAGATAAGCAACCATGAG GTTGCCAGGTCATTAGGGATCACAGAGGTCCTGAGGAGGAAAGAGACACCTACGTGCTCTAGCCAGGAGACAAaggggaggctggaggagggCTGTGCACGGAAGAGGGCAAGGGAGCTGGGGGAGCTG GCCACAGTGAAAAAGCCCCGAACAGTGGCTTTGCCCACAGATGTCCCTAAGTATCCTCCCTTTGCCAATGGATGCCAGCAGAAGCCTGGGCCCTCACCTGCTCTAGCTACTAGCAAGG GTTCTGACCCTGCAGCTGGTGAGAATTCTCTCTACTCTGAAGGAAGCTGTCGGGAGATGGTTCCTGCTAGTGACAGGAATGCACCACCTGCAGGCTCGTGGCTTACAGTGATGGCATCTGATGACTTTGAAGTCAGGAGTGGCTCTGCAGACCCTACTCTTCTGTTTCAGGATGTCAGTGGGTCAGCTCTTTATTTCCAAGTAGCAGAGCCCAGAAGGATGCCTCCAGCCCAGgagtctgtgttttctgaagagAATATTCCAGAATATACTATAGATCAGGATTCTGGGGCCATCAGGAAGAGCAACAATGCCTGTGTTATGCCATTATCAGGTAGAAGAATTGAATCTCTGTTGCTTAGAGAGTCTgaaaatgcagaggcaggagcccTCAGGGAGACAAATCAACCCCTCCTTGGTGGCCAGCAGTCCAGTCCCAGCCATGTCCTTCTGGCAGAGGCTGCATCCTTTCCACTCCATAACACTTTGCCTGTGAATATCTTGCCAGTTGCCTGTGTTTCCAAGATTATGCCAGAACCAGTACTTCATCCTGGACCAGGTGGATCACTGTCTACTAATGGGGGTCCCAGTGTTGGAAGTGAAGCTGGAGACATAAGCCAACTCCTCTCTAGGATGGAAACACATgaccagagagagccagagattGTGGCTGCGGTGGGAGAAGCTATGGCTTTTGATATTTCCAATGTGTGCCAGGAAGTATTGTCTCAGGGACATGAGCAGGTTTTTATTCGGACTTCCAATGGGTTTATTTTGTCCTACCCAAGTACCATAGTATCTCAGGAAGAAGACAATGTCATCATGACTAATGCAAGGGGTTCTATCCTGAGGTTTGGCCCGCCAGAAGGTGTTGCTCTTGAAGCTATGGAAGCCTTcctcactgtggaggcagagagctCTCAGTGA